A single Glycine soja cultivar W05 chromosome 14, ASM419377v2, whole genome shotgun sequence DNA region contains:
- the LOC114384936 gene encoding T-complex protein 1 subunit eta: protein MSAMLQPQIILLKEGTDTSQGKPQLVSNINACTAVADVVRTTLGPRGMDKLIHDDKGTVTISNDGATIMKLLDIVHPAAKILADIAKSQDSEVGDGTTTVVLLAAEFLREAKPFIEDGVHSQNLIRSYRTACSLAIEKIKDLAVSIEGKSLEEKKSLLAKCASTTLSSKLIGGEKEFFAPMVVDAVISIGNEDRLNMIGIKKVPGGTMRDSFLVNGVAFKKTFSYAGFEQQPKKFLNPKILLLNVELELKSEKENAEIRLSDPAQYQSIVDAEWNIIYDKLDKCVSSGAKVVLSRLAIGDLATQYFADRDIFCAGRVAEEDLKRVAAATGGTVQTSVNNIIDEVLGTCEIFEERQVGNERFNIFNGCPSGQTATIVLRGGADQFIEEAERSLHDAIMIVRRALKNSTVVAGGGAIDMEISRYLRQHARTIAGKSQLFINSYAKALEVIPRQLCDNAGFDATDVLNKLRQKHALPSGEGAPYGVDIATGGIADSFANFVWEPAVVKINAINAATEAACLILSVDETIKNPKSESAQGDAAASAMGRGRGGGFRGRGRGMRR, encoded by the exons ATGTCAGCAATGCTG CAACCTCAGATCATTCTGCTCAAGGAAGGCACGGACACTTCGCAAGGGAAGCCACAGCTGGTGAGCAACATCAATGCCTGCACCGCCGTCGCCGACGTCGTCCGCACCACCCTCGGCCCTCGCGGCATGGACAAGCTCATCCACGACGACAAGGGAACCGTCACCATCTCCAACGACGGCGCCACCATCATGAAGCTCCTCGACATCGTCCACCCCGCTGCAAAAATCCTCGCCGACATCGCCAAGTCTCAGGACTCCGAG GTTGGCGATGGAACCACCACTGTGGTGTTGCTTGCAGCTGAGTTTTTAAGGGAGGCCAAGCCATTCATTGAAGACGGTGTTCACTCTCAAAACTTGATACGGAGCTATAGGACGGCCTGCTCCTTG GCTATTGAGAAGATTAAAGATCTAGCTGTTAGCATAGAGGGGAAAAGtctggaagaaaagaaaagcttgCTTGCAAAGTGTGCTTCTACCACTCTTTCTTCGAAGCTTATTGGTGGAGAGAAAGAATTTTTTGCACCCATGGTTGTGGATGCTGTAATTTCAATTGGAAATGAAGACAGGTTGAACATGATTGGAATAAAGAAG GTTCCTGGTGGTACCATGCGGGACTCATTTCTAGTAAATGGTGTTGCCTTCAAAAAGACATTTTCATATGCTGGGTTTGAGCAACAACCCAAGAAGTTTCTCAATCCAAAAATACTATTACTAAATGTTGAGTTGGAGCTAAAATCTGAGAAAGAAAATGCTgaaataag GTTATCAGATCCTGCGCAATATCAGTCAATAGTTGATGCAGAATGGAATATTATTTATGACAAGTTGGATAAATGTGTCAGCAGTGGTGCCAAAGTTGTTCTTTCACGACTGGCTATTGGTGATCTAGCTACACag TATTTTGCAGATCGAGATATTTTCTGTGCTGGTCGTGTAGCTGAAGAAGATCTGAAAAGGGTTGCTGCTGCGACTGGTGGAACCGTACAAACATCTGTGAATAACATTATTGATGAG GTCCTTGGAACTTGTGAAATTTTTGAGGAAAGGCAGGTTGGAAATGAGAGGTTCAATATTTTCAATGGATGTCCATCTGGCCAAACAGCCACCATAGTTCTTCGTGGTGGAGCTGATCAG TTCATAGAGGAAGCAGAGCGAAGTTTGCATGATGCAATCATGATTGTTAGGAGGGCTTTGAAGAATTCAACAGTGGTTGCTGGGGGAGGTGCAATAGAT ATGGAGATAAGCCGGTACCTGAGGCAGCATGCACGTACAATAGCTGGAAAGTCTCAGCTTTTCATTAACTCCTATGCAAAAGCTCTTGAG GTTATACCTAGACAATTATGTGACAATGCCGGATTTGATGCAACTGATGTGCTGAATAAGCTAAGGCAGAAACATGCGCTTCCTTCTG GTGAGGGGGCACCATATGGGGTGGACATAGCAACTGGTGGAATTGCTGACTCATTTGCTAACTTTGTCTGGGAGCCTGCAGTTGTGAAG ATCAATGCTATAAATGCTGCAACAGAGGCTGCCTGCCTTATCTTAAGTGTGGatgaaacaattaaaaatcCCAAG TCTGAGAGTGCACAAGGAGATGCTGCTGCAAGTGCCATGGGCAGAGGTCGTGGAGGTGGATTCCGTGGTCGTGGACGAGGAATGCGAAGATGA
- the LOC114384827 gene encoding alcohol dehydrogenase-like 7: protein MEDKLATTSEGQPIRCKAAICRKPGSPLSIEEIIVAPPMPHEARIRVICTSLCHSDVTFWKMEVPPAICPRILGHEAVG, encoded by the exons ATGGAAGATAAACTAGCAACAACTAGTGAAGGACAACCCATAAGATGTAAAG CTGCGATTTGTCGCAAGCCAGGTTCTCCATTGAGTATTGAGGAGATCATTGTGGCACCACCAATGCCTCATGAAGCTCGGATTCGTGTTATATGCACTTCTCTTTGTCACAGCGATGTTACTTTTTGGAAAATGGAG GTCCCTCCTGCAATTTGTCCAAGAATTTTGGGTCATGAGGCTGTTGGGTGA